The stretch of DNA GCTGGACAAAGCGGTAGAGACCGCCAGGCAGCTGATGCCTATTATCGTCGAAGGGATGCTTATAGACCGTGTCCCTTCGGGTTACTGGAGACCGGAGACAGAGTGAATGGGAGTAATGTGTTTTACCTGAAATCCCCTATTTCCCATCCCAGATAGTCCCTGATGATGATGTATGCCATCTCGGGGGGTATCGCACCTTTTTCAGTTATTATCAGGTCGACGAAATCTGCCGGAGTAACGTCGAATGCGGGATTTTTTATCGTGACGTTATCCAGATCACCGGCGATCTTTTTTGCGAGCACCTCGGATGAGTCACGCTCCTCGATCTTTATCAGGTCGCCGGCGATGGTCTTAGGGGCGAATTTGAAGGTCTCTGCGGCGACCATCATCGGCACTCTCGCCTCGCGTGCTGCGAGTGCTATCTGGGATGTCCCGATCTTGTTTACCACGGCTCCGTTTACGGTCACGGCGTCGGTTCCTGTTATGAAGAGATCGACCTTCTTCATGTAGAAGCGTGCGGCCGAGTCCACGATGAAATTCGTTTTTATTCCTGCATCGTTTAACGCCCTGATAGTAAGAAGGCCCTGGTTTCTCGGTCTGACTTCGGTCGCATAGACCTCCCTGATCTTCCCCTGCCTGTGAGCCTCGATTATGCACCCGATTGCGGCCTGGGAGTTGCAATGCGTCATAAGCACGGCGTTTTCAGGTATGTGTCTTGCACCGATCTCT from Methanolacinia petrolearia DSM 11571 encodes:
- a CDS encoding ribose 1,5-bisphosphate isomerase, producing MSLEDTAEKIRTMEIRGAALIARAAVEALCKYGEGLGELALPEFKEELERAAGVLLATRPTAVSLPNAVNIVMKDVRNADTIAEAREALRLSSIEFIRDSKEALSKIAEIGARHIPENAVLMTHCNSQAAIGCIIEAHRQGKIREVYATEVRPRNQGLLTIRALNDAGIKTNFIVDSAARFYMKKVDLFITGTDAVTVNGAVVNKIGTSQIALAAREARVPMMVAAETFKFAPKTIAGDLIKIEERDSSEVLAKKIAGDLDNVTIKNPAFDVTPADFVDLIITEKGAIPPEMAYIIIRDYLGWEIGDFR